The genome window GCGCTGATGCCCGAGGTGCTGGCGGCGTTCCGCAAGCTGGAATCCGAATGCGACATCGTTCTGATCGAGGGTGCGGGGAGCGCCGCCGAGGTGAACCTGCGCGACAACGACATCGCCAACATGGGTTTTGCCGAGGCGGCGGACGTGCCGGTGGTACTGATCGGCGATATCGACCGGGGCGGCGTGATCGCCTCGATCGTCGGAACCCATGTGCTGATCCGCGAGAGCGAGCGGGCGCGCACGGTGGGCTACCTGATCAACAAGTTCCGCGGCGACGTGTCGCTGTTCACGCCCGCCACCGCAACGATCGCGGAAAAGACCGGTCTGCCGTGCCTCGGCGTGGTGCCGTGGTTCGCCGACGCCGCCAAACTTCCGGCGGAGGACGCGATGACCCTGGAGAACCGCGATTTTTCCCGCAAGGGCGGGCGCATCGTCGTCGCGGTGCCGCGGCTCTCGCGAATCGCCAATTTCGACGATCTCGATCCGCTCGCGGCCGAGCCGGACGTCGACGTGGTGTTCGTCGCCCCGGGCGAAACCATTCCCACCGACGCGACGGTGGTGATCCTGCCGGGCTCCAAGGCGACGCGCGCCGATCTCGACGTGATCCGCGCCGAGGGATGGGACGTCGACATCGCCGCCCACGTCCGGCGCGGCGGCTATCTCGTCGGCCTGTGCGCCGGGTTCCAGAGCCTCGGCAAGGTCGTTTCGGATCCGGACGGCATCGAGGGGCCGCCCGGCGACACCCCCGGCCTCGGATTCCTCGACCTCGCCACCTCGATGCGCGGCAAGAAGGTGCTGGAGGAGGTTTCGGGCTTCGACGTATGGTCGCAAAGCCCGATTCGCGGCTACGAGATGCACGTCGGCGAAACCACCGGTCCCGGGCTCGACCGCCCCTGGGTCACCCTCGGCAACATCCCGGTGGGCGCGATCGCGGCCGACGGCCGGGTGATGGGCTGCTACATTCACGGCATCTTCGCATCCGACGGCTTCCGCAAGGCCTTCCTCGCCCACGTCGGCAATCCCGATCGCGCCACCGTCGCCTACGACGCGCTGGTCGAAGCCACCCTCGACAAACTCGCCGACCATCTCGAAGCCCACGTCGACATCGCCGCCCTGCTGAAGGCGGCGCGGTAGGGACGGGCCGGGTTCGCCGAAGCCTCCGGCCGATCCCCCCGCGTCTTCAAAAAAAGGGCCTCCGCGAAGGAGGCCCTTTGTCTTCGAGCGCGAGCGCCCGTCCTCACGCGTCGAGGTTCACGACGTTCATGGCGTTGTCGACGATGAAGTCGCGGCGAGGTTCGACGACGTCGCCCATCAGGGTCGAGAAGATATCCTCGGCCTCGTCGGCCTGGCGGACCGTGACCTGGAGGAGGGTTCGGGCGTTGGGGTCGAGCGTGGTTTCCCAGAGCTGATCCGGATTCATTTCGCCGAGGCCCTTGTAGCGCTGGATCGTGATGCCCTTGCGGCCCGCCTCCATCACCGCGTCGGCGAGGGCGACGGGGCCGTCGATGCGGGTTTCCTTGTCCTTGGACCGGAGTGTGCCGGGATGGGTGAAGAACTCCGCGAGTTCGGCGGCGAGCCCGCGCAGGCGGCGGGCTTCCGGGCTTTCGAGCATCGTCGCTTCGAGGGGCACGACCTGGGGCACGCCGCGCAGGGTGCGGGTGAAGCGATAGCCGCCCTCGGAGGTGCGCTCGCCGTGCCAGCCGCGGGCGTAGGCGGGTTCGAGCGCATCGAGGGCGTGGGCGACGGCAGCGGCGGTGGCGGTGGTGCGGGCGGCGTCGTCGAGAACGTCCTGGGCGAACGCGCCCTTGATCGCCGCCTGTTCGACGATGTGCATCGGCACCGAGCGCGACAGCGGCACCAGCAGATGCTTGGCGATGCGGCAGCGCTCGGTGAGATGCTTCAGATCGTTGGCGGCGATCTGCTGGCCATCGTGGAGGACGAGCACGGCGTCCTTGACCCCCGAATCGGTGAGGTAGTCTTCCAGCGACCGGTCGTCCTTGAGGTACTGGCCCTTGCTCTCGCCGCGCTTGACGCGATAGAGCGGCGGCTGGGCGATGTAGAGATAGCCCCGCTCGATCAATTCCGGCATCTGGCGGAAGAAGAAGGTGAGCAGCAGGGTGCGGATGTGGGAACCGTCCACGTCCGCGTCGGTCATGATGATGATCTTGTGGTAGCGCGCCTTGCCGATGTCGAAGTCGTCGCGGTCGATACCCGCGCCGATGCCGGTGCCGATCGCGGTGATCAGCGTGCCGATTTCGGCCGACGAGAGCATCTTGTCGCGGCGCGCGCGCTCGACGTTGAGAATCTTGCCCTTCAGCGGCAGGATCGCCTGATTGGCGCGGTCGCGGCCCTGCTTCGCCGAGCCGCCTGCGGAATCGCCCTCCACCAGGAACAGTTCGGAAAGCGCCGGGTCCCGCTCCTGGCAGTCGGCGAGCTTGCCGGGCAGAGTGGCGATGTCGAGCGCGGTCTTGCGGCGGGTGAGGTCGCGGGCCTTGCGCGCCGCCTCGCGGGCGGCGGCGGCCTCGATCACCTTGCCGATGATCTTGCGGGCCTCGGCCGGGTGTTCCTCGAACCACTGCGTGAGTTTGTCGCCGACGACCGCCTCGACCACCGGGCGCACCTCGGAGGAAACCAGCTTGTCCTTGGTCTGCGAAGAAAATTTCGGGTCCGGAACCTTCACCGAGAGGATGCAGGACAGGCCCTCGCGCATGTCGTCGCCGGTGAGCGACACCTTCTCGCGCTTGGCCATGCCGCTGTCGTTGGCGTAGGCGTTGACGGTGCGGGTGAGCGCGGCGCGGAAGCCCGCGAGGTGGGTGCCGCCGTCGCGCTGCGGGATGTTGTTGGTGAAGCACAGCGTCGAGTCGTGGTAGGCGTCGGTCCATTCCATCGAAAGCTCGACGACGATCCCGTCCTTCTCGCCGCTCATCGTGATCGGCGGGGAATGCAGGGTGGTCTTGGTGCGGTCGATGTACTGCACGAACGCCTGGATGCCGCCCTCGTAATGAAAGTCGACGGTCTTCTTCTCCGGCGTGCGGGCGTCGGTGAGGGAGAGGTACACCCCCGAGTTCAGGAACGCGAGCTCGCGCAGGCGGTGCTCCAGCGTCGCGAAATCGTAGGTGGTCATGGTGAAGGTTTCGCCGGAGGCGAGGAAGGTGATCTCGGTGCCGGTAAAGGGCTTGCCGTCGGCCTTGAGCGGCGCCTCGGCGACGGCGCCGAGCGGCGCCTCGGCGTCGCCGTGGCGGAAGCGCATGAAGTATTCCTTGCCGTTGCGCCAGATCCGCAGCTCCAGCCATTCGGAGAGCGCGTTGACCACCGACACGCCGACGCCGTGCAGTCCGCCCGAGACCTTGTAGGAGTTCTGGTCGAACTTCCCGCCCGCGTGGAGCTGGGTCATGATCACTTCGGCGGCGGAGACGCCCTCTTCCTTGTGGAGATCGACCGGGATGCCGCGGCCGTTGTCGCGCACCGTCACCGAGCCGTTGGCGTTGAGCGTCACGTCGCAGCGGTCGCAATAGCCCGCGAGCGCCTCGTCGATGGCGTTGTCGACGACCTCGTAGACCATGTGGTGGAGGCCCGAGCCGTCGTCGGTGTCGCCGATGTACATGCCCGGGCGCTTGCGCACCGCCTCCAGGCCCTTCAGGACCTTGATCGACTGGGAATCGTAGACGGCGTCGGTGGAGGGCGTGGTGATGTCGGTCAACTCGATTGGTCCTCTTGGTTGGGGAGGACACCCTCCCCGCACACGGCGGCATCCGCCACCGTCAGGAAGCGCGCCCGGCCGGCGAGCGCCGCGAACAGGTGCGCGTCGGTTCCGGTGAGCCAGGACTGGCCGGGATGCGCGGCCAGCACGTCGAACAACGCGGCGCGGCGCGGCGCGTCGAGATGCGCCGCGACCTCGTCCAGCAACAACAGCGGCGGCACGCCGCGCGTCACCACCTTCGCCTGGGCGAGCACGAGGCCGATCAACAGGGCCTTCTGCTCGCCGGTGGAGGCGAGATGCGCGGGCATGTCCTTGCCCAGATGCACCGCCGCGAGATCGCCGCGGTGCGGACCTTCGGTGGTCGCGCCCGCCGCCGCGTCGAGGCCGCGATTGGCGGCGAGGCGATCGCGGAAGCGGTCTTCCACCGCCAGCGCCGAAGCGCCCTCGGCCAGCTCCGCCTCGATCTCGCCCGCGAGCGCGAGGCCGCAGCCGGGAAACGGCCCATGGCCCTCGGCCGCGAGCGGCGCGAGTCGCGCCAGCCAGTCGCAGCGCGCCGCGGCCACCGCCACCCCCTGCGCCGCCATCACCGCCTCGAGCGCCGCGAGCCAGGCGGCGTCGCGCCGGCCTTCCTTCAGCAGCGCGAGGCGCTGGCGCATCGCCCGCTCGTAGGCGGCGGCGCGCTCGGCATGGCCGGGGTCGAGGGCGTTGACCATGCGGTCCATGAAGCGCCGCCGCTGCCCCGCACCCTCGACGAACAGCCGGTCCATCGCCGGGGTAAGCCACAGCACCGGCAGAACCCGGCCGAGATCCGCCATCGTCTTGAGCGGCTGGCCATCCATCCGCACCACCCGTTTGTCGGGTCCGTCGCCGCTCCAGCCGGTGCCGACGCGCACCCGTTCGCCGCCGCTCGTCGCCTCCGCCGCCACCGCCCAGCTCGCCGCGCCGCCCTGGCGCGCCACCTCGGCCAGACGCGCGCGCCGCAGGCCGCGCCCGGGGGTGAGGAAGGAGACGGCTTCGAGGAGATTGGTCTTGCCCGCGCCGTTCGGCCCGGTCAGCACCACCGGCTCCGCCCCGAGGTCGAGGCGCAGCCGGGCGTAGCAGCGGAACCCGGTGAGGGTCAGCCGCCGCACCGCCGTGCGCGCATCCGCCTCCAAAGGCACCCGAACCGTGCGCTCCATCGCTGTCGGCGTCAGACCCGCATCGGCATCAGGACGTACACCGCGGCCCCGTCGCCGACGTCGCGCACCACCGTGGGCGAGGCCGCGTCGAGCATGCCGAAGCGCGCCGCATCGCCCTCCACCTGCGACAGGATGTCGAGCAGGTAGCGGGCGTTGAAGCCGATGTCGAGCGGCGAGCCTTCGTACGCCGCCTCCAGTTCCTCCTCGGCGCTGCCGCTTTCCGGGCTCGAGGCCAGGAGCCGCACCAGGCCGGACTGCACCTGCATCTTCACCGCGCGGGATTTCTCCGACGACACCGCGGCGACGCGATCGACCGCCTGGGCGAACGCCTTGCGGTCGACCTCCAGAACCTTGTCGTTGTCGGTGGGGATCACCCGCTCGTAGTCGGGGAAGGTGCCGTCGATCAGCTTCGAGGTCATCACCGCGTCGTCGAAGGCGAAGCGCACCCGCGATTCGGAGAGCGACACCGCGATGTCCGACTGGGTGTCCTCGATCAGCTTGCGCAGCTCGGTGACGGTCTTGCGCGGCAGGATCACCCCCGGCAGGCCCTGAGCGCCGTCCGGCAGCGGCAGCTCGACGCGCGCGAGGCGGTGGCCGTCGGTGGCGACCGCGCGCAGCACCGGCACGCCCTCGGAGGCCGACTGGTGCAGGAAGATGCCGTTGAGGTAGTAGCGGGTCTCCTCCACCGCGATCGCGAAGCGGGTGCGGTCGATCAGGCCGCGCAGATCGGCGGCGGCGATGCGGAAGCTGTGGGTCAGCGCGCCGCCGGTCATCTCGGGGAACTCGCCCACCGAGAGGGTGGAGAGCGAGAAGCGCGAACGGCCGGAGGTGAGCATCACCTGACCCTCGGTCTGGCCGGTGGCGAGCTCGACCTTGGCGCCGTCGGGCAGCTTGCGCACGATGTCGAAGAGGATGTGCGCGGGCGCGGTGGTCGCGCCCGGCTCGATCACCTCGGCGGGCACCGTCTCGGTGATGTCGAGGTCGAGGTCGGTGGCGTTGAGGCTCAGCCCCGCGTCGCCCGCGACCAGCTTGACGTTCGACAGGATCGGAATGGTGTTGCGCCGCTCGACGACGCTCTGCACGTGTTGCAGCGATTTGAAGAGCTGTGCGCGCTCGATCGAAAGCTTCATGTCGGTGCGGTCCACCCGTGATGACGTTCGTTCGGGGCATCCGGCAGCACCCCAGCGCGGCCGCGTCCCCCACTGAATAATCCATTGAGAAACGAGAACAACCCCCCACCGAAGAGGGTCGGACAGTATACCACAGGCGGGCAACCGCCCAAGCAAAAACGCCGTTGGGCGGGGCTCAGTTTTCCAGCATCCGGCGGAGGAGATCCACCTCCTCGGCGAAATCCGGATCCTGCGCGATCAGCTCCTCCACCTTCTTCACCGCATGCATCACCGTGGTGTGGTCGCGGCCGCCGAACTTGCGGCCGATCTCGGGGAGCGAACGGGCGGTGAGTTGCTTCGACAGATACATCGCGATCTGCCGCGGACGGGCGACGGCGCGGGCGCGCCGCGGCGACGACATGTCGGCGATCTTGATGTTGAAGCGCTGCGCCACCTCCTTCTGGATCGCGTCGATGGTGAGGTGGCGTTCGCGGGTGCGCAGCAGGTCGTGCAGCACCTCCTGGGTGCCTTCCAGGGTGATGTCGCGGCCGATCAGCTGCGCGTGGGCGAAGACGCGGCGCAGCGCGCCTTCGAGTTCGCGGACGTTGGTGGTGATCTTGTGGGCGAGGAATTCGAGAACCTTGGAGGGGACGACGATCTCGGCGGAATCCGGACGGGCCTGCTCGGCCCGGATCTGCTCCACCTTGGATTCGAGAATGCCGAGGCGAAGCTCGTAACTGGTGGGGTGGATGTCGGCCACCAGCCCGCAGCCGAGGCGGGACTTCAGGCGTTCCTCGATCCCCTGCAGCTCGGCGGGGGATTTGTCCGCCGAGATCACGATCTGCTTGCCCTGGTCCATCAGCGCGTTGAAGGTGTGGAAGAACTCCTCCTGGGTGGAGTCCTTGTCGGAAATGAACTGGACGTCGTCGATCATCAGGACGTCGAGGGAGCGGAGTTGCTCCTTGAAGTTCATCATGTCGTGGTACCGCAGCGCGCGGATGAAGCGGTACATGAACTTCTCGGCGGAGAGATAGCCCACCGTGCGCCCGGGGTCGCGCTCGCGGATGTGCCAGGCGATCGCGTGCATCAAGTGGGTCTTGCCGAGGCCGACGCCGGAATAGAGGAACAGCGGGTTGAACGGCGGCACGTCGGATTCCGCTACCCGCCGGGCCGCCGCCCAGGCGAATTCGTTGGGTTTGCCGACGACGAAGGAATCGAAGGTGAAGCGCCGATCGAGCGGCGCGGGCATCGCCTCGCGGTCCTCGGGCGGCTCGGGCGCGGCGGCGACCGCGATCACCTCGGCGGCGCTGGCGGGATCGGGCTCGGCCATGCCCCCCGCGGCGCGGCGCACCGGCTGGACGACGAACGACACCTCCATCGGCGCGCCCTGAACCTCGGCCCAGACCTCGCGGATGCGGGAGGCGTAGTGGGTCATCACCCAGTCGCGGATGAAGCGGGTCGGCACGCCGAGGCAGACCGCATCCTCATGCGCCTCGACCACGCGAATCGGCTGCAGCCAATTGCGAAACGCGGCATCGCCGATCTCGCCGCGCAACCGATCCTGAACGCGTTCCCACTGCTGTTCCATTTGCCCCACTGACCGCGATACCCACCGTTCGATGGCCGAACGGATCCCCCGCGGGGCGAGCCCCCCGCGCGACCTTGAAAACCGAATGCCCCGTGAACCTCCCCGGCCGCAGCCGGAAAGCGCCGATGGTAGGCGCGGCGGCGGCCGGGCGCAACGCCGCCGCTCACAGATGCGGAAACCCCTTGGCGCGGCGGAACTTCCCCGACCGTCCGACGGACGGAGCGCCTCGCCTCCACGGGTCCGCGGCCGCCGAATCCGGACATGCAAAGGGCGGCCCGCAGCCGCCCCTCGACCGAATCCCGGAATCGACGGTTTCGGATTACATCGCCTTGATCTTGGCGGCGAGACGCGAGGTTTTGCGCGCCACGGTGTTGCGGTGCATCACGCCGCGGCTGGCGCCACGGTGCAGCTCCGGCATCGCCGCCAGGAACGCCGCCTGCGCCTGATCCTTGTCGCCCGCGGCAATCGCGGTCTCGACCTTCTTGACGAAGGTGCGGATCCGGCTGACGCGGCTGGTGTTGATCTCGGCGCGCCGCGTGTTGCGACGGATACGCTTCTTCGAAGACTGGTGATTGGCCATGACGATACTTCAGCCCGTTCGTGTGATCGAGAGAGGGGGCTTATACGCGCGGAAGCCCGGGAGGTCAACCGCTTTCGTCGCGGCCCCGTCCCGCGGCGCGGAAGTTCTTCAATCGGAGGTCAGGAGGATCCGCACCACCGTCGGAGGCCCCGCGTCGACCACCTCGAACACCAGGGTTTCCGCCCCGCGCACGTAGCGCGCCGGAGACTGGCGGGTCCACCCCATCTGCGGCAGGGTTTCGGCGTAGGCGGCGAGCACCGCCTTCGC of uncultured Alphaproteobacteria bacterium contains these proteins:
- the gyrB gene encoding DNA gyrase, subunit B (Evidence 2a : Function of homologous gene experimentally demonstrated in an other organism; PubMedId : 1646964, 1656869, 1846808, 20200440, 3020376, 3029031, 3029692, 3906038, 6089112, 9148951, 9245398; Product type e : enzyme), giving the protein MRGGCPPQPRGPIELTDITTPSTDAVYDSQSIKVLKGLEAVRKRPGMYIGDTDDGSGLHHMVYEVVDNAIDEALAGYCDRCDVTLNANGSVTVRDNGRGIPVDLHKEEGVSAAEVIMTQLHAGGKFDQNSYKVSGGLHGVGVSVVNALSEWLELRIWRNGKEYFMRFRHGDAEAPLGAVAEAPLKADGKPFTGTEITFLASGETFTMTTYDFATLEHRLRELAFLNSGVYLSLTDARTPEKKTVDFHYEGGIQAFVQYIDRTKTTLHSPPITMSGEKDGIVVELSMEWTDAYHDSTLCFTNNIPQRDGGTHLAGFRAALTRTVNAYANDSGMAKREKVSLTGDDMREGLSCILSVKVPDPKFSSQTKDKLVSSEVRPVVEAVVGDKLTQWFEEHPAEARKIIGKVIEAAAAREAARKARDLTRRKTALDIATLPGKLADCQERDPALSELFLVEGDSAGGSAKQGRDRANQAILPLKGKILNVERARRDKMLSSAEIGTLITAIGTGIGAGIDRDDFDIGKARYHKIIIMTDADVDGSHIRTLLLTFFFRQMPELIERGYLYIAQPPLYRVKRGESKGQYLKDDRSLEDYLTDSGVKDAVLVLHDGQQIAANDLKHLTERCRIAKHLLVPLSRSVPMHIVEQAAIKGAFAQDVLDDAARTTATAAAVAHALDALEPAYARGWHGERTSEGGYRFTRTLRGVPQVVPLEATMLESPEARRLRGLAAELAEFFTHPGTLRSKDKETRIDGPVALADAVMEAGRKGITIQRYKGLGEMNPDQLWETTLDPNARTLLQVTVRQADEAEDIFSTLMGDVVEPRRDFIVDNAMNVVNLDA
- the rpsT gene encoding 30S ribosomal protein S20, yielding MANHQSSKKRIRRNTRRAEINTSRVSRIRTFVKKVETAIAAGDKDQAQAAFLAAMPELHRGASRGVMHRNTVARKTSRLAAKIKAM
- the cobQ gene encoding Cobyric acid synthase → MTAIMFQGTGSDVGKSMLVAGLCRALVRRGMTVRPFKPQNMSNNAAVTADGGEIGRAQALQARACGVPPSVDMNPVLLKPQTDVGAQVVVRGQMRGSASAKDFFATKAALMPEVLAAFRKLESECDIVLIEGAGSAAEVNLRDNDIANMGFAEAADVPVVLIGDIDRGGVIASIVGTHVLIRESERARTVGYLINKFRGDVSLFTPATATIAEKTGLPCLGVVPWFADAAKLPAEDAMTLENRDFSRKGGRIVVAVPRLSRIANFDDLDPLAAEPDVDVVFVAPGETIPTDATVVILPGSKATRADLDVIRAEGWDVDIAAHVRRGGYLVGLCAGFQSLGKVVSDPDGIEGPPGDTPGLGFLDLATSMRGKKVLEEVSGFDVWSQSPIRGYEMHVGETTGPGLDRPWVTLGNIPVGAIAADGRVMGCYIHGIFASDGFRKAFLAHVGNPDRATVAYDALVEATLDKLADHLEAHVDIAALLKAAR
- the recF gene encoding DNA replication and repair protein RecF, whose product is MERTVRVPLEADARTAVRRLTLTGFRCYARLRLDLGAEPVVLTGPNGAGKTNLLEAVSFLTPGRGLRRARLAEVARQGGAASWAVAAEATSGGERVRVGTGWSGDGPDKRVVRMDGQPLKTMADLGRVLPVLWLTPAMDRLFVEGAGQRRRFMDRMVNALDPGHAERAAAYERAMRQRLALLKEGRRDAAWLAALEAVMAAQGVAVAAARCDWLARLAPLAAEGHGPFPGCGLALAGEIEAELAEGASALAVEDRFRDRLAANRGLDAAAGATTEGPHRGDLAAVHLGKDMPAHLASTGEQKALLIGLVLAQAKVVTRGVPPLLLLDEVAAHLDAPRRAALFDVLAAHPGQSWLTGTDAHLFAALAGRARFLTVADAAVCGEGVLPNQEDQSS
- the dnaN gene encoding DNA polymerase III, beta subunit (Evidence 2a : Function of homologous gene experimentally demonstrated in an other organism; PubMedId : 1349852, 1575709, 2841344, 3527871, 6089112, 6234204, 6379647; Product type e : enzyme), which codes for MKLSIERAQLFKSLQHVQSVVERRNTIPILSNVKLVAGDAGLSLNATDLDLDITETVPAEVIEPGATTAPAHILFDIVRKLPDGAKVELATGQTEGQVMLTSGRSRFSLSTLSVGEFPEMTGGALTHSFRIAAADLRGLIDRTRFAIAVEETRYYLNGIFLHQSASEGVPVLRAVATDGHRLARVELPLPDGAQGLPGVILPRKTVTELRKLIEDTQSDIAVSLSESRVRFAFDDAVMTSKLIDGTFPDYERVIPTDNDKVLEVDRKAFAQAVDRVAAVSSEKSRAVKMQVQSGLVRLLASSPESGSAEEELEAAYEGSPLDIGFNARYLLDILSQVEGDAARFGMLDAASPTVVRDVGDGAAVYVLMPMRV
- the dnaA gene encoding chromosomal replication initiator protein DnaA, DNA-binding transcriptional dual regulator (Evidence 2a : Function of homologous gene experimentally demonstrated in an other organism; PubMedId : 12794081, 12813061, 20042177, 20069637, 20225862, 2558436, 6234204, 6296774, 6329723, 9785448, 9852089; Product type f : factor), yielding MEQQWERVQDRLRGEIGDAAFRNWLQPIRVVEAHEDAVCLGVPTRFIRDWVMTHYASRIREVWAEVQGAPMEVSFVVQPVRRAAGGMAEPDPASAAEVIAVAAAPEPPEDREAMPAPLDRRFTFDSFVVGKPNEFAWAAARRVAESDVPPFNPLFLYSGVGLGKTHLMHAIAWHIRERDPGRTVGYLSAEKFMYRFIRALRYHDMMNFKEQLRSLDVLMIDDVQFISDKDSTQEEFFHTFNALMDQGKQIVISADKSPAELQGIEERLKSRLGCGLVADIHPTSYELRLGILESKVEQIRAEQARPDSAEIVVPSKVLEFLAHKITTNVRELEGALRRVFAHAQLIGRDITLEGTQEVLHDLLRTRERHLTIDAIQKEVAQRFNIKIADMSSPRRARAVARPRQIAMYLSKQLTARSLPEIGRKFGGRDHTTVMHAVKKVEELIAQDPDFAEEVDLLRRMLEN